The Halichoerus grypus chromosome 9, mHalGry1.hap1.1, whole genome shotgun sequence genome has a window encoding:
- the LOC118532890 gene encoding LOW QUALITY PROTEIN: olfactory receptor-like protein OLF4 (The sequence of the model RefSeq protein was modified relative to this genomic sequence to represent the inferred CDS: inserted 1 base in 1 codon) translates to MWTQETIQEFSEEPEVQPLIFGLFLSMYLITVFGNLLIILAVSSDSHLQTPMCFFLSNLSFVGLCFPSTTIPKMLWNIQSQSKVITYEGCLSQMYFTXLFAGLDNFLLTVTAYDHFVAICYPLNYTVIMDPRLWGLLVLVSWVLSVLHSLLQTSLELQLSFSTVLEIPHFFCAFNQMIQLTWPDTFLNNMVIYFATMLLVVGPFDGILYSYPKIVFSIRGISSAQGKYKAFSTCAFDLSVVSLFYCVSLGVYLSSAATQSSHSSAVASVMYAVAMAMLNPFIYGLRNKDIKEALNRSPREERKFDSSLTKLYKRYVYNEA, encoded by the exons ATGTGGACCCAGGAAACTATACAGGAATTTTCAGAGGAACCAGAAGTGCAGCCCCTCATATTTGGGCTTTTCCTCTCCATGTACCTGATCACTGTGTTTGGAAACCTGCTCATCATCCTGGCCGTCAGCTCTGACTCCCACCTCCAAACGCCCATGtgtttcttcctctccaaccTGTCCTTTGTAGGCCTTTGTTTCCCCTCCACCACCATCCCCAAGATGCTGTGGAACATCCAGAGTCAGAGCAAAGTGATCACTTATGAAGGCTGCCTCAGCCAGATGTATTTTA TACTCTTTGCAGGATTAGACAACTTCCTTCTGACTGTGACGGCTTATGACCACTTTGTGGCCATCTGTTACCCCCTGAACTACACGGTCATCATGGACCCCCGGCTCTGGGGACTGCTGGTTCTGGTGTCCTGGGTCCTGAGTGTCTTGCATTCCTTGTTACAAACATCACTGGAGTTGCAGTTGTCCTTCTCTACAGTCTTGGAAATCCCCCACTTTTTCTGTGCATTCAATCAGATGATACAACTTACATGGCCTGACACTTTTCTCAATAACATGGTGATATATTTTGCAACTATGTTGCTGGTTGTTGGTCCCTTTGATGGGATCCTTTACTCTTACCCTAAGATAGTTTTCTCCATACGTGGAATATCATCAGCTCAGGGCAAGTATAAAGCATTTTCCACCTGTGCGTTTGATCTCTCGGTTGTCTCCTTATTTTATTGTGTGAGTCTAGGGGTGTACCTTAGCTCTGCTGCTACCCAGAGCTCCCACTCAAGTGCAGTAGCCTCGGTGATGTACGCTGTGGCCATGGCCATGCTGAACCCCTTCATATACGGCCTAAGGAACAAAGACATAAAGGAGGCTCTG